In the genome of Desulfofarcimen acetoxidans DSM 771, one region contains:
- the dprA gene encoding DNA-processing protein DprA, with the protein MVKEYWIWLTQLKGIGPILQKKLLDKFGSPESIYLASGTELMTIAGINNKTVEKIQASKSLEQARRILDRTEKQNIRLLTYHDSLYPVQVKDFSKAPVLFYYRGNLWPNSTGVGIVGARRCTDYGKQVTKEAATFLAKQDIPVISGMAKGIDSYAHTACLKAGGFTIAILGCGVDVCYPAEHRGLMDRIAEEGVLLSEYPPQTRVRAEHFPQRNTWIAAWSNKLLIVEAGEKSGALITAQLAEKQNRQVLAVPGQIYSQESTGCNQLIHKGAKIYLHPNQLLLDSGQKKHERRINSNEAHRNKRVNEIPPLSQIEKEIYDHLSPIPQSVEQLAGILGSNPSALLRILCAMELEGKIELLAGGMVRRH; encoded by the coding sequence ATGGTGAAAGAATATTGGATATGGTTGACGCAGTTAAAAGGTATTGGGCCAATTCTGCAAAAGAAGCTGTTAGATAAGTTTGGATCACCGGAAAGTATTTATCTGGCATCTGGAACGGAATTAATGACGATAGCCGGAATAAATAATAAGACCGTTGAGAAAATCCAGGCTTCAAAATCCTTAGAACAGGCCAGGCGAATCCTGGACAGGACAGAGAAACAAAATATCCGTTTATTGACATATCATGATTCCCTCTACCCGGTACAAGTTAAAGATTTTTCAAAAGCACCGGTACTATTCTATTATCGAGGTAACCTTTGGCCAAACAGTACCGGGGTGGGTATCGTCGGTGCCCGGAGATGTACGGATTACGGCAAGCAGGTAACTAAAGAAGCTGCCACTTTTTTAGCAAAGCAAGATATTCCGGTAATTAGCGGTATGGCAAAGGGAATTGACAGTTATGCCCATACGGCTTGTCTCAAAGCAGGTGGTTTTACGATAGCTATTTTAGGTTGTGGGGTGGATGTATGCTACCCTGCAGAGCACCGTGGCTTGATGGATCGAATTGCTGAGGAAGGCGTATTGCTTTCGGAATATCCGCCGCAGACAAGGGTACGAGCCGAGCATTTTCCACAGCGAAATACGTGGATTGCTGCCTGGTCAAATAAGCTGTTGATAGTTGAAGCAGGAGAAAAAAGCGGGGCATTAATAACTGCTCAACTGGCAGAAAAACAGAATCGTCAAGTATTGGCAGTACCCGGTCAGATATATAGTCAGGAAAGTACTGGATGTAACCAACTGATTCATAAAGGTGCTAAAATTTATCTTCATCCTAACCAGTTGCTGTTAGATTCGGGACAAAAGAAGCATGAGCGAAGAATAAACTCTAATGAGGCACACAGGAACAAAAGAGTTAACGAAATACCGCCATTATCACAGATTGAAAAAGAAATCTACGATCACCTTAGCCCGATCCCACAAAGTGTTGAACAATTGGCCGGTATATTAGGGAGTAATCCGTCAGCATTACTAAGAATCCTTTGTGCCATGGAGTTAGAAGGAAAAATAGAGCTGCTTGCTGGTGGAATGGTGAGGAGACATTAA
- a CDS encoding YifB family Mg chelatase-like AAA ATPase produces MAVVVRSFAIAGVDGYLVDVETMTLHGQPVTAIVGLGDAAVKEARQRLESAITCAQYEFPKMKIVINLAPSSLKKSGSHFDLAMAIGLLIQSGQLTVPEVEQFGFIGELSLNADLRPCIGILPMAVTARNKGIRTLIVSKENIKEASVVKDINVLGFSNLQEVVNYLNGSAPYVVPDEVKGQDSVLDEVNHCGDFQDVKGQDTLLEYVVVAAAGGHNILMIGAPGCGKSMIAKRIPTILPSLSDEEAIEITKVYSVAGLLKDRNELITRRLFRAPHHNASLNSLIGGGSPIIPGEISLAHNGVLFLDEIAEFNKKTLDALRQPMEDKQVTISRVKSVCTFPSNFMLVAAMNPCPCGYYGQDKCRCSDYEVLKYRQKLSGPILDRIDLQKYVQSVDFLDLSGQSNVKSSAQLRERVEFARQIQQKRYVNTPGVNCNAQMTEALVKEFCLLEEDGKRLMRLAHDKFKYSARTFNKFLKVARTFADLEGSRQIRKQDIAAALMSRDLDKDRVTMLAI; encoded by the coding sequence TGCTGCAGTGAAAGAAGCCCGGCAGAGATTAGAATCAGCTATTACTTGTGCCCAATATGAATTTCCCAAAATGAAAATCGTGATTAACTTGGCCCCAAGCAGCCTTAAAAAAAGTGGATCCCATTTTGATCTAGCTATGGCAATAGGCTTGTTAATTCAATCCGGCCAGCTTACTGTGCCTGAAGTTGAGCAATTCGGTTTTATTGGTGAGCTCTCACTAAATGCCGATTTAAGACCATGTATAGGCATTTTGCCAATGGCAGTTACTGCCCGCAATAAGGGAATTAGAACACTAATCGTATCTAAAGAAAATATTAAAGAAGCTTCAGTTGTTAAAGATATTAATGTTCTTGGCTTTTCCAACCTACAAGAAGTGGTTAATTATTTAAACGGGTCTGCCCCATATGTTGTTCCTGATGAGGTAAAAGGACAGGATTCTGTTCTGGATGAAGTAAATCATTGCGGAGATTTTCAGGATGTTAAGGGGCAGGATACTCTGCTTGAATATGTTGTGGTCGCAGCAGCCGGTGGACACAATATACTGATGATAGGTGCCCCCGGATGTGGAAAATCAATGATTGCTAAGCGTATACCGACAATACTGCCTAGCTTGAGTGATGAAGAGGCAATTGAAATCACCAAGGTATACAGCGTAGCGGGACTACTTAAGGATCGGAACGAACTTATTACACGTCGTCTTTTTCGTGCTCCTCACCATAATGCCTCCCTAAACTCTCTAATCGGTGGCGGTAGTCCCATCATTCCCGGTGAGATTTCTCTGGCTCATAATGGAGTTTTATTCCTGGATGAAATTGCTGAATTCAATAAAAAAACCTTGGATGCCCTTCGCCAGCCTATGGAGGACAAGCAGGTTACAATTTCCCGTGTTAAAAGTGTTTGCACATTTCCCAGTAACTTTATGTTGGTAGCTGCCATGAATCCCTGCCCCTGTGGTTATTATGGACAAGATAAATGTCGGTGCAGTGATTATGAAGTACTGAAATACCGTCAGAAGCTTTCCGGGCCAATTTTAGATCGTATTGATTTGCAAAAATATGTTCAGTCAGTTGATTTCTTGGATTTATCAGGTCAAAGCAATGTAAAGAGCTCAGCACAACTCCGGGAGAGAGTAGAATTTGCTCGGCAAATACAACAAAAACGTTATGTTAACACTCCTGGTGTAAATTGTAATGCACAAATGACGGAGGCACTGGTCAAAGAATTTTGCTTACTGGAGGAGGATGGAAAGAGACTTATGCGCCTGGCCCATGATAAATTTAAGTACAGCGCCAGAACCTTTAATAAATTTCTAAAAGTGGCGAGAACCTTTGCCGATTTGGAGGGTTCAAGGCAGATCCGAAAACAGGATATTGCTGCCGCATTAATGTCCCGAGATTTGGATAAAGACCGTGTGACCATGCTGGCTATCTAG